TATTTGAAACAGTAATTATTAACCCTGTCTGTATAAGGAGTAGGGTATAGTTCCTCTAGAAATGCCATTATAAAGAACGCTCTACGAAAATATATGTTATCGTTTTGAAAACCGAACCTTTCGTAGGCTCTTACTACGTATTCGGATATGTTAAATTCCTTGAATTCCCGGATAAACTTAATATGAGGTCTAGGTGTTAAATGCTTGATTTCAAGGTGTGTATCAATGATCAGATTTTTGCTAAATAATTCTGATAGATATTTAGGTAGGGTACTTATGTTTTCGTTTGTAGTGTTATTTGTGTTGGTGTTTTGTGTATTGTAAGATGAAAGTAATCTCTTTTTGAATGTTTCAACTTCCTTTTGTATGTCAATATCTATACCAAAAGAAGTTCCAAACATCCCCTCAAGAAACTTTAAACCTATTATTGAATTCAGATCCTCTATCCTGGGTTTATTTTTGTATCTACTTACGATGTTAGATGCTTCGCTTGATATAAGAATAATAACATTGCTCAATAGTGTGCTATTTGTGGCCAACAATTCAGATAAAACTATATATTCGTAAGTGAATGGATGTTTGATGAGTATTTCTTTCATTATTTCAACTCTTCTATCATAGTTTTGAGTAGTTAAGAAATCCAGAAGTAAAATCTCTTTCTCCCAACTACTATCTTTGGTTACTTTTAGCATAAATACTACGAAGTCTCTTATTTCTTGTATATTCCCTTCGTGTAGGTGATGTGATATGAAAGCGGACAAAGGTGGTTTAGTTAGATTGTTTAGTTCTACTCTAGAATAGTAGTTCTTAACAAACTCAAGGTGATTTCTAGGGAAAAGAAGTTTGTAATTTCTTAGGACATAAGATAAATACTCTACACCACCTACATTCAGATATTTTATTGCGTTATCGTTGAATTCCTTTGAATCTCTGTTGGAATAAAGCCTTAAATTTAGAATGAGGATTTTGTCAAGCAAGATATTGTAAGATTTCAGAATGTTTTTGTTGGTTTCGTAATTTTTTATCAATCTTTCAATTATGTTTTTAGCATCTGTGAAGTTTTTGTTTTCAACCAGTAGCAAGGCGTTATAGTAGTCTCTTACTGCGTTTGGTAGTTCGGTAGATAGAATTAGTTTAGCACCTTCTGAGGCAAAGCCCGAAGAAATTAGGTTTTTGGAGATGGATATTATTGAGGATCTATAGGAATATTTTTTTTCAGATAGTGCTTTTGCTATTCTTTCGGCGTTTTTGGTTTTTTTCAAAGCGTTTAGGAAAGAAGAGATTAGTATTGAAAACTCATCGCTTGAGGTTGGTAGTATGGTTAGAATCTTGGAAATATCTTCTTCTTTGAACAGGTTAGGTTTTACCTGTAAAATGCTTTCTCTTCCTAAAAATATACTGTTTCTAAATCTGTAATAGTTAATCAGATCTGTATAGTATCTCAAGTGAGGTTTTGAAATGGATTGTGTTATGACACTATCTGATACTTCAAAGTATCCAAGTTCAGACAATGCGAACCCAATGAGTAAGGATATATTGTTTGAAAGGAAGGCGTCTTGAATATGATAGTTTGTGAAGTTAAGTAGTTCTATGTAGTTAGAGGTTTTGTATAGGGAATTAGCGAAGGCGTATATAACCTCCGGCGGTAGGATGCGAATATAGTCATTCTGTTTCAATGCGAAATAGTTTGAAACTACTGTATGAAAGTTCATTTCATTGTATAGGTTTAAAGTAATACTTACGATAGTTTGCTGTTGTTCTACTACTCTAGCACTCATAGCAATAAGTAAGACTAGGGATAGTAGTATGAAGAGTATAACCGATAGATTCCCTCTCATATATTAGGTTGATCAGAACAAATAAGGTATGAACATTTTGGTTTTTCTTTTGTATTCAATATACTCATCTCCAAACTTCTTCTCAAGAAGTGCTTCCTCTATAGGTAGTCTCCAAACAACCAGTGATAGCATTATTAATTCACCTAGTAGGGTAAATAGCCACCATCCTGTTATAAAGAATGTTGAAAAGAATAGTATTATGTATCCTAGGTAGATAGGATGTCTTATGTATTTGTAGGGACCATCCTTTACTATCCTTACTGCCTTACTCAGTGAAGGACTGAAGTTCTCTCCTAGTTTGAAGTGAGCCCAGAATATAAGAATAATAGATAGAACTGCTATTATTGTTCCTATATACATAAGCCATTCAGGTATCTTGACTTCGGTGAAAGTAGGGTTAGTATCAGTCAAATAGAAGTATGTCGCTACTATTAATATAGTCCCTATTACGCTTCTGTAAACTACTAACCAGGTTGGTTCATGTTTTTTGTAACTGTCAAAGAAGGATCTTGAAACGAACTTAAAGTATGTTCTACCTATGAAAAGAACTCCAAATATGATACCAAATATGACCTTCTCCATAGTAAATATTTGGGTTAAGTTTGTATAACTTCTTATGAGGATATCAAATTACTTTGACTGGAGTTTGTAGTAGAGTTTGGTAAAAGTTGATGTGAAAGAACCTCATCTTGACTAGTAGAATAGGGGCAAAAGAAGGGAAATATTACCAACAAAAAACTATAAATCCCTTAACTAAACTTCATAACATTAAGATTTAGACTCTATTTAGTTTAGCAAAGTTAATTTTGAATCTTGTCTAGTGTTTCTAAAAAATTATAATATGAAAAAA
This genomic window from Spirochaetota bacterium contains:
- a CDS encoding lytic transglycosylase domain-containing protein; this encodes MRGNLSVILFILLSLVLLIAMSARVVEQQQTIVSITLNLYNEMNFHTVVSNYFALKQNDYIRILPPEVIYAFANSLYKTSNYIELLNFTNYHIQDAFLSNNISLLIGFALSELGYFEVSDSVITQSISKPHLRYYTDLINYYRFRNSIFLGRESILQVKPNLFKEEDISKILTILPTSSDEFSILISSFLNALKKTKNAERIAKALSEKKYSYRSSIISISKNLISSGFASEGAKLILSTELPNAVRDYYNALLLVENKNFTDAKNIIERLIKNYETNKNILKSYNILLDKILILNLRLYSNRDSKEFNDNAIKYLNVGGVEYLSYVLRNYKLLFPRNHLEFVKNYYSRVELNNLTKPPLSAFISHHLHEGNIQEIRDFVVFMLKVTKDSSWEKEILLLDFLTTQNYDRRVEIMKEILIKHPFTYEYIVLSELLATNSTLLSNVIILISSEASNIVSRYKNKPRIEDLNSIIGLKFLEGMFGTSFGIDIDIQKEVETFKKRLLSSYNTQNTNTNNTTNENISTLPKYLSELFSKNLIIDTHLEIKHLTPRPHIKFIREFKEFNISEYVVRAYERFGFQNDNIYFRRAFFIMAFLEELYPTPYTDRVNNYCFKYSVENELVYAIMRQESRFSPFVVSVANAMGLMQLILPTADATAKRFLGTTRSITPLEVFSIDLNLHLGISHIRELLDFSKKQPENFRDVFVISSYNAGMTAVRRWFDSLKTSDPVLFVEGIRFHETREYTKIVLENKFVYKNFVLKSSKLSEIRN
- a CDS encoding isoprenylcysteine carboxylmethyltransferase family protein, producing MEKVIFGIIFGVLFIGRTYFKFVSRSFFDSYKKHEPTWLVVYRSVIGTILIVATYFYLTDTNPTFTEVKIPEWLMYIGTIIAVLSIILIFWAHFKLGENFSPSLSKAVRIVKDGPYKYIRHPIYLGYIILFFSTFFITGWWLFTLLGELIMLSLVVWRLPIEEALLEKKFGDEYIEYKRKTKMFIPYLF